TTCAAAAAACATAAAGAAGAACAAGCCAAGCAAAGCGAATAATATAGGCAAAAATGCCTTGAAAACCTTGATAAAACGGTGTATAATAGCCACTAGCGGTATGTTATTTTTATACATCGTGATAGGAGGTAACGATGTATGATGCAATATATGCAAGACAATCCGTAGACAAAGAAGATAGTATATCAATAGAAAGCCAAATTGCCATGTGTGAGCATGAAACACGAGGTAACAACTTCAAAGTCTATTCCGACAAGGGTTACAGTGGAAAGAACTTAGACAGACCAGATTTTGAGCGTTTAGTAGAGGATATTAAGCAAGGGCTAATAAGACGAGTAATCGTTTACAAGCTAGACCGTATAAGTCGCTCGATACTAGACTTTGCAGGGCTTATACAGTTCTTTGAACAGCACAAAGTAGAGTTTGTTTCTGTCACAGAAAAGTTTGATACCAGTACCCCCGTTGGACGTGCTATGCTCAATATTTGTATTGTTTTTGCACAGTTAGAAAGGGAGACAATACAACAAAGAGTAAAAGATGCTTTCGACTCTCGAAGTAGACGAGGCTTTTTCATGGGTGGGACTGCTCCGTATGGTTTTAGAAAAGCCAAAACGACCATAGACGGAAAGAAAACTTCGAAGTTTGTTATTCACAAAGAAGAAGCCGAACACGTTAAGTTGATTTTTTCACTGTATGCAGATAGTAACAACTCATTAAATGATGTGTTGCGCTATTTATTAGACAATGGGATTAGCCAGCTAAATGATAAAGCATGGAGTACGTCAAGACTTAGTGAAATACTTCGCCACCCTGTATATGTACAATCCGACTTATCGATTTATGAGTTTTACAAAAGCCATGGGGCAACTATTCATAGCGATGTATCGGAGTTTGACGGCAGAGGTTGCTACTTATACACAGGGACTGCTTCTAGCAATGGAAAACGCTCTGACGTTATTGGCAGGGAAATTGTAATAGCACCACATAAGGGCTTTATATCTTCCGAGGAATGGCTGAAATGCAGGCTACGCTCTATAAACAGTAAATACTCTACAAAAACACAAAGAGGTACAAGCTCTTGGCTATTAGGTAAACTCAAATGTGGTAACTGTGGATATGCTCTTGCGGTTAGAAAATCAGGTAAAAATAGGCTCGGCGTTTGTAGCAACTACTCAACCATGATGCTTTGCAAGGGTACTGGTGGCAGGGTAGACATTAACGCATTAGAAAACTATGTCTTAGACGCAATGAGGGATAAGTTGGCAAAGTTCAAAACACTATCGGGCAATACAAAAAACGAAACTCCCCCAAAAGTGAGGGAGAACGACATCAAAATTGCCAAGCTAGACACCGAAATAGCCGACTTGTTGACCAAAGTCACGGGCGCAAATACTATCTTAATGGACTACATAAACGAAAAGGTTGAGGAACTCGACCACAGCCGAAAAGAACTCCAACAGGAGAACATATCTATACGCCAAACGGTAAAAGCGGACAAGTTAGCCACAATCTACGACCATGTAGAAGACTGGGAAAACACCTCTTTTGAAAACAAAAAATCGGCGTTAGATATGTTGGCAAAAGCCATTCACATATCCAACGCCGAAATTGCCATCAGCTGGAACTTTTAAGACGTACTGTTCTTTATGCCAATCTGTACGCTTCGGTTTCCCGCGCCCTTTTTAGCACTACTGCTCGTTGTCATCGCCTTGATAGTCTTGATGATTATACACTCTGCTACTCACATTGCCTTCTTCAAGCCGTTGTTCCCAGTCGGGAGTATTATGTTGCCAGTTTTCCCAATGCTCCTCAAAAGCTTCTTCCCCAAACTCGCTGATAATCGCTTCAGCAGATAAACCACTATTATCGTGCACAATTTCGAATGGGTCATTCAACTCAAGTAATGATTGCGTTGCATTGACTATACCAACAAAATCGCTATATCCATCTAGTTCAATTCTTAGGTCGAGTACAGCAAACAAATAGGTTTCACCCATCTCTAACGGATAGAGTCCCACCTCAATGGGAATGCGGTAAACGCCATCCCAATAGTGTGCGCCTGCTTCTTGTATAAGGGCCAATTGCTCCTCTTCTCGATAACCTTTGATGCCTCCGTCAACAGTGACACGCATAACGTCTCTCTCCGCACCTTTGTAGGCGGTAAGAACAGTGACATAGTAGGTTCTGCCCAGCGACAAACGCTCGGGATTGCACTCAGGTGTAGGTGCTCTACCTGTTTCAGTGCTTATTACATTAAAAGACATATCGGTTACCGTGCCAACGAAAACATGATCGACGCGTGTAACTAGATCTTCTACCGTGCTGAAATAGTAATCTTCTCCGTGTATATATGTGAATTCTACTTCGGGAGGGTCTTGCGGAGATGAACAAGCCATTAACGCCAGCATGAGTGTGAGACATAATAGTATGGATATTTTTTTCATAATTTTATTCATTTCTAGCCTCGAATTGATGAGGTAATGACGCATCAGCACTTCCTGTTCTTGTCGCAATACTGCCACCCATATCGCGCCCGCCATCTCTTCTGTTCCAAGCTAAAATACCATCCCGAACAGCCGTCTCCCAGCCTCCCAAATTGGGGCGCAAGAATACAGAAAATGTTGGTGAGATCGCTCTCCACGGATATGGGCGATTGGATTGATGATGTAGAAAGCTCGCCACATTTCGAACATACCATCTCTGACGCGGTGTATTTGGCCCACGCATAACGAGACTTGCAGCAGCACCGGTTGTAGATGCCCCGGTAAGCGCGGCTGTCCAGCCATTTAAGCCTGCTTGTCTGCTGATAATACGATAGGCATTGCCATCTCGTTGAAACCGCCATAATGTCCGATCAACTTGAGCTGCACTCGGAGCAGATATCATACTAAGCGTAGCGTTGCCGGAGGTAAATGCTGCAGTTGCTAAAAACAAATTGCCTTGTCTAAGTTGATAAAAACGATGCCCACTAGCAGCTAAGGGTTTTGTCGAAATAGCTTTTGACGCATGGTTGTTAAATCGTTACGTATACGATATCATAGTTGGAAATGTTTGTCAATCGGTTGAATAAGATAAAACAAGATGAAATTTTAGAAAATTTTTGTGTACGGTTGACTGTTCTTGATAAACAGTTGTAAGTTGAAATGCATAGACTTGCACAATCTCACCGTCTGCATTATAATGGTCTCATCAACCGAAAGGACATGCTCATGCACCAAGACTTCCTCCCCATCTCACGTGATGATATGCTTGCTCGTGATTGGCATTACTATGATTTTCTGCTCGTGACGGGTGACGCATATGTTGATCACCCATCATTTGGCGCGGCTGTCATCGGGCGCGTGTTGGAACGTGAGGGCTATCGTATCGCCATTCTGCCACAGCCACAAGGGGCAGAAGATTTGCGTGCTATTGGCAAACCACGCTATGGCGTTCTCGTCACGGCGGGCAATCTTGACTCAATGGTAGCGCATTACACTGCAGCTAAGAAGCGACGCAGCGAGGATTACTATTCGCCGGACAAACGAGCGGGACTGCGCCCTGACCGAGCTTGCATTGTGTACTCGCAGTGGGCGCGGGAGGCATTTTCTAATGTGCCGATTGTTTTGGGCGGCTTGGAGGCCAGTTTACGGCGGTTTGCACATTACGATTATTGGCAGAATCGCGTACGGCGCAGTATTTTGTTTGACGCTAAGGCTGATTTGCTGGTGTATGGCATGGGTGAACGGTCGATCTGCGAAGTTGCGGCAAGACTAAAAAGCGGCACAGCCATGGATGGCATTGCAGGCACGGCATACATTACGAAGTCTGTGCCCGACAGCGCAATCACATGCGCAAGTTACGAAGATGTTTGTGTCGATAAATTTGCGTATGCGCAGGCTGTTAAGGTGCAAGTTGATGAATGTGACCCGGTGCGCGGACGTGTTGTTGCGCAAGCGCATGGCGACCGCTTCTTAATTGTTAACCCCTTTGCCCTGCCGTTGACAGGACGAGATTTGGACGCGACGTACGAGCTGCCATATACACGACTAGTTCATCCAAGCTACGCGGCGACTGGTATGCCTGTAGCGGCATTAGAAGAGGTACAATTCTCGGTGACACATAACCGCGGATGTTTTGGCGATTGTAATTTTTGCGCGCTGAGTTTTCACCAGGGCAAAATGGTAGGCAGCCGCACGCATGAGTCGATAACGCGCGAAGTGGAGATGTTTACACAGCATCCACAATGGAAAGGCTATGTGCATGACGTCGGCGGCCCGACGGCGAATTTTCGGCGACCGTCTTGTCAGCAGCAATTGAATGTTGGCTTATGCCGTTCTAAGAAGTGCCTCGTGCCCGAACCTTGCAAGCACCTGGACGCCGACCACAGCGATTATTTACAGCTGCTGCGAAAGCTGCGTGGCATTGACGGCGTAAAGAAAGTTTTTATCCGCAGCGGTATTCGGTTTGACTACTTAATGCAAGATAAAAGCGGCGAATGTTTTGCCGAACTACTCAAATATCACATTTCAGGACAACTCAAAGTAGCACCCGAGCACTGCGTCGACAGCGTGCTGGCCGCGATGGGCAAACCGCGGCATGAGGTGTACGAGAAATTCGCCGAAAAATACAAGCGGCTCAACCAAAAATACGGCAAGGAGCAGTACCTTGTGCCGTATTTAATGAGCGGGCATCCAGGCACGACGCTGCAAGACGCCGTGGCGTTGGCATTGTATCTACACAAGGCGGGCAAGCACCCCGAGCAGGTGCAAGATTTTTACCCCACACCGGGCACAATATCAACGTGTATGTATTACACGGGACTTAACCCATTGACCATGCAGCAAGTACACGTACCGGATGGACGTGAGCGCAGCTTACAGCGCGCATTGCTGCAATGGCGGCGGCCGGAAAAGCGAAAACTGGTGATTGCGGCACTGCGGGAAGTCGGACGCGAAGATTTGATTGGCTTTAGCAAGGGGTGTTTGGTGCGGCCATTAAGTCGGAAGTAAGGAGCAAGGGCTTGCTCTTATGTATGTTAGTGTAGTAAAACCCGCAGAAGGGGTTTTTATTAGCAGAGAGGGATACTTGCACCCTGCATATAAAAAAGGGTAGATATCCGCCCCTTATGCTCTAAATAGCCATCATTAAATATTCCCAATCGCCTGATTCCACCACTTTTTGAAATCCGAACGTTTGCGACACCTTTGACGATTGACTGCCCTTTCCTTGCGGCGATGCAGCGCGAAAATCCATATAGTTTCACTACGGCGAAATACAAAGGCAAAGATGTAAAGTTGTGCCATGTGTACAAGGCGATTGAAACACGCAGCGGGTATCATAGGGAATTTAGGTTTGATATAGACGATAACATATTGAGTGATATATTAGATTTATATGCTTATTTTGAGGGTAATCTTGCGGTGGTGTGATGGTTGCGGCGAACAAGCAATTTTATATTATCAACATCAAAACCTTGCAGAAACTTTTTTATTTTGCAAGGTTTTTTGTTTTGATTTGTGCTATGATAGTTTTGTAAAAACAATGTGCATTGTGATGCATGATGCTCCTGTGCGAAAAGCGTGGTTTCCGCTACGGAGCACCAACATTTGGAGGTAAAAGAAATGGAAATGATAGCAGGACTAAATAAAGCTATTGACTACATTGAAGAACACTTGCGGGGCGAGGTTGACTACAACGAAGTTTGTAAAATCTGCGCCTGTTCGTTGCCAAAGTTTCAGCAAATGTTTTCGATGACTTGCGGCATTCCCGTTTCGGAATACGTCCGAAATAGGCGCATGACAATCGCGGCACATGAGATAGTCAATAGCGACATTAAAATTTTAGACTTGGCTCTCATGCTTGGATACGATTCGCCCGAAGCCTTTACAAGGGCGTATCAATCGTTTCATGGTGTGCCGCCGTCCACAACCCGAAAAGAAAAAACGTATGAAGAATATCATCGCGCTTCTGTGCAAATTCAAGTATACGGAGGAAAATTCAAAATGGGAACTAAATCAATCATGAAAATCGAAACAGAGCGAATTATTATCAGAAAAATACAAGCTGACGATTGGAAAGACTTACAAGAAATCGCCATATCAAAGGAAAGTTCTCCGTTTGCAGCTTGCGACCACGCATGGCCGACTGATGATGACGGAATCAAAGGAATGTGCAACTATTTCGCCGGAGAAAATCAATTTTGGGTTGTCGAAGCAAAAGACTTGAAAAAAGTTGTGTGCTTCATTAACTTCAATGGCATAGACGAAAATCAAAAATTGGATATTGGTCATGTGATGAATTCTACTTATAGCGAGCAGGGCTATGAATACGAAGCCTTAAAAGCCCTATATAATTACGCTTTCCTCGAACTCGGCGCGTTGAGTATCATAGCATATTGGGCGTTAGATGATGAGGAAAAACTTGCGCCGCTGTACAAGCTCGGAATGAAAGTTACAGACAAGTGGATGGAAAATAAATTTAGCCCCGACGCTGACGGCACGACATCGCAATTTGAGGGCGGCACATTTACAGTAACAAGGGACGAATGGATAACAAATCCGGCAGAATGAGCAATTTTTGCAATGATTGCTGTAAATGTGGTATAATATATAGGAGCGTTACAAATGAGGTGATACTATGCCGGAAACATTAGCACAAGAGCAAAGACGAACCAAACCCAAATTAGAAAATGTAATCGCATCGAGGGAGTGCATGGGTGACAAATCAAAACAAGTCGCGTATGCGTTCTTGGATTATTGCAATGCGCGGAATATCACATACAAATGGAGCTCAACGAACCGATGGAATCTGAATATAAAGGGCAAAAGCATTGGATATATTGGTATTGGCGCAAGAAAACGTGACGACAATTCGTGGAATATTCTGATGAATGAGAAAGAGCTTGTCCAATATCAAGACTTCATCGAACGAGAGGGTTTGCTGGAAACCATACATAATAATATAGGTTATTGTATAAAATGTCACGGAAATTGTACGCCAAAATCTGCAACGATACTCGGAAAAACATTTAACAATGTGTGCAGTGGCTTATGTTTCAAAAATCCCGATGCTGACACGTTAGAGAGTATTCAAAAAATATTGGATTTTAGATTGCAATTAACACACGGCACGGCAAGCCGTCCTATCCTCGACCCTGCAACCGATGGGTTGACACGCATTAATAATAAACTGCGTGTAAGTGGCGTATCAGACTTGCACGGCAACGCCAACGATAATATCAGCAATTTATTCAATGGGAA
This region of Oscillospiraceae bacterium genomic DNA includes:
- a CDS encoding recombinase family protein produces the protein MYDAIYARQSVDKEDSISIESQIAMCEHETRGNNFKVYSDKGYSGKNLDRPDFERLVEDIKQGLIRRVIVYKLDRISRSILDFAGLIQFFEQHKVEFVSVTEKFDTSTPVGRAMLNICIVFAQLERETIQQRVKDAFDSRSRRGFFMGGTAPYGFRKAKTTIDGKKTSKFVIHKEEAEHVKLIFSLYADSNNSLNDVLRYLLDNGISQLNDKAWSTSRLSEILRHPVYVQSDLSIYEFYKSHGATIHSDVSEFDGRGCYLYTGTASSNGKRSDVIGREIVIAPHKGFISSEEWLKCRLRSINSKYSTKTQRGTSSWLLGKLKCGNCGYALAVRKSGKNRLGVCSNYSTMMLCKGTGGRVDINALENYVLDAMRDKLAKFKTLSGNTKNETPPKVRENDIKIAKLDTEIADLLTKVTGANTILMDYINEKVEELDHSRKELQQENISIRQTVKADKLATIYDHVEDWENTSFENKKSALDMLAKAIHISNAEIAISWNF
- a CDS encoding YgiQ family radical SAM protein, translated to MHQDFLPISRDDMLARDWHYYDFLLVTGDAYVDHPSFGAAVIGRVLEREGYRIAILPQPQGAEDLRAIGKPRYGVLVTAGNLDSMVAHYTAAKKRRSEDYYSPDKRAGLRPDRACIVYSQWAREAFSNVPIVLGGLEASLRRFAHYDYWQNRVRRSILFDAKADLLVYGMGERSICEVAARLKSGTAMDGIAGTAYITKSVPDSAITCASYEDVCVDKFAYAQAVKVQVDECDPVRGRVVAQAHGDRFLIVNPFALPLTGRDLDATYELPYTRLVHPSYAATGMPVAALEEVQFSVTHNRGCFGDCNFCALSFHQGKMVGSRTHESITREVEMFTQHPQWKGYVHDVGGPTANFRRPSCQQQLNVGLCRSKKCLVPEPCKHLDADHSDYLQLLRKLRGIDGVKKVFIRSGIRFDYLMQDKSGECFAELLKYHISGQLKVAPEHCVDSVLAAMGKPRHEVYEKFAEKYKRLNQKYGKEQYLVPYLMSGHPGTTLQDAVALALYLHKAGKHPEQVQDFYPTPGTISTCMYYTGLNPLTMQQVHVPDGRERSLQRALLQWRRPEKRKLVIAALREVGREDLIGFSKGCLVRPLSRK
- a CDS encoding GNAT family N-acetyltransferase, whose translation is MEMIAGLNKAIDYIEEHLRGEVDYNEVCKICACSLPKFQQMFSMTCGIPVSEYVRNRRMTIAAHEIVNSDIKILDLALMLGYDSPEAFTRAYQSFHGVPPSTTRKEKTYEEYHRASVQIQVYGGKFKMGTKSIMKIETERIIIRKIQADDWKDLQEIAISKESSPFAACDHAWPTDDDGIKGMCNYFAGENQFWVVEAKDLKKVVCFINFNGIDENQKLDIGHVMNSTYSEQGYEYEALKALYNYAFLELGALSIIAYWALDDEEKLAPLYKLGMKVTDKWMENKFSPDADGTTSQFEGGTFTVTRDEWITNPAE